The following are encoded together in the Cohaesibacter gelatinilyticus genome:
- the hisD gene encoding histidinol dehydrogenase — translation MIEYLKRGKPETERSEDDAKVRETVENTLKEIEQRGDTAVRELSEKFDNYSPASFRLSEKEIENLMAQVSPRDMEDIKFAQKQVRNFAQAQRDSMLDIELETMPGVILGHKNIPVQSVGCYVPGGKFPMVASAHMSVATASVAGVPRIIACTPPFQGKPNPAVIAAMHLGGAHEIYVMGGIQAIGAMALGTETIDPVHMLVGPGNAFVAEAKRQLFGRVGIDLFAGPTETMVIADETVDAEMCATDLLGQAEHGYNSPAVLVTNSRKLAEQTLEEIDRILEILPTADTASVSWRDYGEVILCDSYDEMLEVADDIASEHVQVMTDRDDWFLENMTCYGALFLGPRTNVSNGDKVIGTNHTLPTKKAGRYTGGLWVGKYLKTHSYQKITTDEAATKIGEYGSRLCMLEGFVGHAEQCNVRVRRYGGKNVPYGQGAE, via the coding sequence ATGATTGAATATTTGAAACGCGGCAAGCCTGAAACCGAACGGTCAGAAGATGACGCAAAGGTGCGTGAAACTGTCGAAAACACCCTGAAAGAGATTGAGCAACGCGGTGATACGGCCGTGCGTGAGCTATCCGAGAAGTTCGACAATTACTCCCCTGCCTCATTCCGTCTCTCCGAGAAGGAAATTGAGAATCTGATGGCTCAGGTCTCTCCACGTGACATGGAAGATATCAAGTTCGCTCAGAAGCAGGTTCGTAATTTTGCTCAGGCTCAGCGGGATTCCATGCTGGATATCGAGCTGGAAACCATGCCCGGTGTTATTCTCGGTCACAAGAATATTCCTGTGCAATCAGTTGGCTGTTATGTACCTGGAGGCAAGTTCCCTATGGTTGCCTCTGCTCATATGTCTGTCGCGACAGCATCGGTTGCGGGTGTGCCGCGTATTATTGCCTGCACCCCTCCCTTTCAGGGCAAGCCAAACCCGGCGGTGATCGCAGCCATGCATCTGGGTGGTGCGCATGAAATCTATGTCATGGGCGGCATTCAGGCGATTGGAGCCATGGCTCTTGGCACAGAAACCATTGATCCCGTTCACATGCTGGTTGGTCCGGGCAATGCCTTTGTTGCCGAAGCCAAACGCCAGCTCTTTGGTCGCGTCGGCATTGATCTTTTCGCAGGTCCAACCGAGACCATGGTGATCGCGGATGAAACCGTTGACGCTGAGATGTGTGCGACTGACCTGCTTGGTCAGGCTGAACATGGCTACAATTCTCCGGCTGTTCTGGTAACCAACTCCCGCAAGCTGGCAGAACAGACCCTGGAAGAGATTGACCGTATTCTGGAAATTTTGCCAACCGCTGACACAGCATCTGTCAGCTGGCGTGATTATGGTGAAGTCATTCTCTGTGACAGCTATGACGAGATGCTGGAGGTGGCAGATGATATTGCTTCCGAGCACGTTCAGGTCATGACCGACCGTGATGACTGGTTCCTCGAAAACATGACCTGCTATGGTGCCCTATTCCTTGGCCCTCGTACAAATGTCTCCAACGGCGACAAGGTGATTGGCACCAACCATACTCTACCAACCAAGAAAGCCGGACGCTATACGGGTGGCCTATGGGTTGGCAAATATCTCAAGACGCATTCCTATCAGAAAATCACCACTGATGAGGCTGCCACCAAGATCGGTGAATATGGCTCCCGTCTATGCATGCTTGAAGGCTTTGTTGGCCATGCCGAGCAGTGCAACGTGCGCGTTCGCCGCTATGGCGGTAAGAATGTGCCATACGGCCAAGGCGCGGAATAA
- a CDS encoding ester cyclase, translated as MKGSRPEQAVLSKDTDLSKTEETRAVIENMVDGLNDHRISDIGEFFSQSFRWMGNFGCGSKNGLREFQDNWQRPFQAAFSDKSCIDEARLYMGEWAAAFGRQEATHSGDFMGVPASGKRVEIRYMDFWKVIDGKIVDNWVMVDFPHVLSQLGVDVFDGNGWEQYDRGEAMPPALANQ; from the coding sequence ATGAAAGGTTCTCGCCCAGAACAAGCGGTGCTGTCGAAAGACACCGATCTGTCCAAGACAGAGGAAACCCGGGCCGTTATCGAAAATATGGTTGATGGCCTGAACGATCATCGCATCAGTGATATCGGCGAGTTTTTCTCCCAAAGTTTTCGTTGGATGGGTAACTTTGGTTGCGGATCTAAAAACGGACTGCGGGAGTTTCAGGACAACTGGCAACGACCATTTCAAGCCGCTTTTTCCGATAAAAGCTGCATCGATGAAGCCCGTCTTTATATGGGTGAATGGGCTGCTGCATTTGGTCGTCAGGAGGCCACTCACTCCGGTGATTTTATGGGCGTTCCAGCCAGCGGCAAGCGCGTTGAAATCCGCTATATGGACTTCTGGAAAGTTATCGATGGCAAGATCGTCGACAATTGGGTGATGGTCGACTTCCCTCATGTTTTGTCCCAGCTCGGCGTCGATGTCTTCGATGGTAATGGCTGGGAGCAATATGACCGTGGGGAGGCAATGCCCCCTGCTCTGGCTAACCAATAA
- a CDS encoding carbohydrate ABC transporter permease has product MTVKAQQRPLSLKLLINGFIIVWFVLAAFPFLWTLWGSFKVELDFFSIADWTYALTGERTKAAHGSAFTDAGYYGSWVQEEFWKHAINTLIVCFFVVCTSLTIGTLGGYALSRSSYRYTVWLLIAALIFRAMPPITLVSGYLLPFFEWNVWGILPTTIIVLVAINQPFTLWMLHSFFQKIPKELDESAKVDGCSQFQAFRHVIIPVMWPGVITTGLFSFLLAYNDFAVTSMLLSEQNRTMVPEIAAYLGTTYTEGNVMFAVAAVVSATVPLFILVLFFQRQIVSGLTAGAVKG; this is encoded by the coding sequence ATGACTGTGAAAGCCCAACAACGCCCGCTGTCTTTGAAACTTCTCATCAACGGGTTCATCATCGTCTGGTTCGTACTTGCAGCCTTTCCATTCCTTTGGACGCTGTGGGGGTCCTTCAAGGTCGAGCTTGATTTCTTCTCCATCGCCGATTGGACTTATGCCCTTACCGGCGAAAGAACTAAAGCTGCTCATGGCAGTGCCTTCACCGATGCCGGCTATTACGGTTCGTGGGTTCAGGAGGAATTCTGGAAGCATGCGATCAACACGCTCATCGTGTGTTTCTTCGTGGTCTGCACGTCCTTGACCATTGGAACACTTGGCGGATATGCATTGTCTCGATCCTCGTACCGTTACACCGTGTGGCTGCTGATTGCCGCGCTCATTTTCCGCGCGATGCCTCCAATCACTCTGGTGTCTGGTTATTTGCTGCCATTCTTCGAGTGGAATGTATGGGGTATTTTGCCAACCACCATCATTGTTCTGGTTGCTATCAATCAGCCTTTCACTCTCTGGATGCTGCATTCCTTCTTCCAGAAGATCCCGAAAGAGCTCGACGAAAGCGCCAAGGTGGATGGCTGCAGTCAGTTCCAAGCCTTCCGTCATGTCATTATCCCGGTGATGTGGCCAGGCGTTATCACCACAGGTCTGTTCAGCTTCCTGCTCGCCTACAATGATTTTGCAGTAACCTCGATGCTGTTGAGCGAACAGAACCGGACCATGGTTCCTGAAATCGCAGCCTATCTCGGCACCACCTATACCGAAGGCAATGTGATGTTCGCGGTTGCTGCAGTGGTCTCAGCAACAGTTCCGCTCTTCATTCTGGTTCTGTTTTTCCAACGACAGATCGTCAGTGGTCTGACTGCTGGTGCAGTCAAGGGTTAA
- a CDS encoding carbohydrate ABC transporter permease, which translates to MRHRTFFWFFFPTAAAMLLFIAMPIVSVFLQSIFAPHEAVLVEVESCTPLVGCTTETQVDHDATAELRSNQPLGRFVGLDIYLDRGHLAVNEIATAWQATDSMGDFISKVHNLPLYRALSFTLTFTFLVTPLLIIFGLMIALAVNSLHRHLKGLMIFFSLLPMIVTPLIGSLILFWMVDSRGVVGSALVALAGDPDFSMKASTGLTWVMLIIYGVWHAAPFAFVVFYAGLQTLPQDQIESAMIDGATRWQRVKYVVIPHLMPLVTFVALIQLMDNFRIFEPIVGFNASAHATSLSWIIFNDLGGETRQLSAASASSVLTILGVAILLTPVLIRTWRDFNAKS; encoded by the coding sequence ATGCGACATCGTACATTCTTCTGGTTCTTTTTCCCAACGGCGGCGGCGATGCTTTTGTTCATCGCAATGCCAATCGTTTCTGTGTTTCTGCAGTCGATTTTTGCACCTCATGAGGCTGTTCTGGTTGAAGTTGAGAGTTGCACGCCATTGGTCGGTTGCACTACGGAGACACAAGTTGATCATGATGCCACCGCAGAACTGCGTTCCAATCAGCCTTTGGGTCGCTTTGTAGGGCTCGATATCTATCTCGACCGTGGCCATCTTGCCGTCAATGAAATCGCTACTGCCTGGCAAGCAACCGACAGTATGGGTGATTTCATTTCGAAAGTTCATAATTTGCCGCTTTATCGTGCACTGAGCTTTACCCTGACTTTCACCTTTCTGGTCACTCCATTGCTCATCATCTTTGGATTGATGATTGCCTTGGCAGTCAATTCCCTACACCGGCATCTCAAGGGGCTGATGATCTTCTTCTCCCTGTTGCCGATGATCGTCACTCCGTTGATCGGCTCTCTGATCCTGTTCTGGATGGTAGATAGCCGTGGTGTTGTAGGATCTGCTTTGGTGGCACTTGCTGGTGACCCTGACTTTTCCATGAAGGCTTCGACTGGCCTGACCTGGGTCATGCTGATCATCTATGGCGTCTGGCACGCAGCTCCCTTCGCTTTTGTCGTTTTTTATGCAGGTCTTCAGACCCTGCCGCAGGACCAGATTGAAAGCGCCATGATTGATGGTGCCACCCGTTGGCAGCGCGTGAAATATGTCGTCATCCCTCACCTGATGCCACTGGTTACGTTCGTAGCTCTGATCCAGCTGATGGATAATTTCCGGATATTCGAACCAATCGTCGGCTTCAATGCCTCGGCCCATGCAACAAGCTTGAGCTGGATCATCTTCAATGATCTGGGTGGCGAAACACGTCAGCTGTCTGCAGCTTCTGCTTCCTCCGTTTTGACCATCCTCGGTGTGGCCATTCTTTTGACGCCGGTGCTTATCCGCACCTGGCGTGACTTTAACGCGAAGAGCTAA
- a CDS encoding ABC transporter substrate-binding protein — protein sequence MNLKQLALASVFALAAATTSANAACEIGARVSIIGNEFPAIQTVGAGAAECKGAEVKKNLTADHKNIQVPGMQGNPAEYTSAIIANSTIVALMNEDLIRPLDGLVAKYGKDLQPSQLIKIDGKVMAVAFMANAQHLMYRKDVLADLGLEVPKTYEDMLAAAKVIREKGVMKNPIGGAYAAGWNLAQEFNNMFLGYGGSHFKKGSAEPNVNTEAGVKALTMMKALTEYMNPDYLTHDSNATNAEYRAGNVALLNMWGSRAATQTTTDGVTDAVKKGHAIAGPMTVGGGSIPASTLWWDGWTIAKNISDAEAESTFIAMMNGIRPELMNDTEVAKQAVWLIKGYEPSETATGVFDAAKAGTVSYPMVPYMGLMHTALGGELADFLQGKESAEQTLKDVEAAYTAAAKEKGFLN from the coding sequence ATGAATTTGAAGCAATTAGCCCTGGCAAGTGTATTTGCACTGGCAGCAGCAACCACCAGTGCCAACGCAGCGTGTGAAATTGGTGCTCGGGTGAGCATTATTGGCAATGAGTTCCCTGCCATTCAGACCGTTGGTGCAGGAGCCGCTGAATGCAAAGGCGCCGAGGTGAAAAAGAACCTCACCGCCGATCACAAGAATATTCAGGTTCCCGGTATGCAGGGTAATCCAGCAGAATATACCTCTGCCATCATCGCCAACAGCACGATTGTTGCCTTGATGAATGAAGACCTGATCCGTCCTCTGGATGGTCTTGTCGCAAAATATGGCAAAGATCTTCAGCCGTCTCAGCTCATAAAGATTGATGGCAAAGTAATGGCTGTTGCTTTCATGGCGAATGCTCAGCACCTGATGTATCGCAAGGATGTGCTTGCAGATCTTGGCCTTGAGGTTCCAAAGACCTATGAAGACATGCTGGCCGCAGCGAAAGTCATTCGCGAAAAAGGCGTCATGAAAAACCCAATCGGTGGTGCTTATGCTGCTGGCTGGAACCTCGCTCAGGAATTCAACAACATGTTCCTGGGCTATGGTGGCTCACACTTCAAAAAAGGCAGTGCCGAACCCAATGTGAACACTGAAGCCGGTGTCAAGGCGCTGACCATGATGAAGGCACTGACCGAATACATGAACCCGGATTATCTGACCCATGATTCCAACGCTACCAATGCCGAATATCGAGCGGGCAATGTGGCCTTGCTGAACATGTGGGGCAGCCGTGCAGCCACTCAGACCACGACTGATGGTGTGACGGATGCTGTGAAGAAAGGCCATGCGATTGCCGGCCCAATGACCGTTGGAGGTGGTTCCATTCCCGCCTCAACTCTTTGGTGGGATGGCTGGACCATTGCCAAAAACATCTCTGATGCAGAAGCAGAATCTACTTTCATTGCCATGATGAATGGTATTCGTCCAGAGCTCATGAATGACACGGAAGTGGCTAAACAGGCTGTTTGGTTGATCAAGGGCTATGAGCCGTCTGAGACAGCGACAGGTGTCTTCGATGCCGCCAAGGCCGGCACAGTTTCCTATCCGATGGTGCCCTACATGGGCCTGATGCATACTGCTTTGGGTGGCGAACTGGCTGATTTCCTGCAGGGCAAAGAAAGCGCCGAGCAGACCTTGAAAGATGTCGAGGCAGCCTACACTGCAGCCGCCAAGGAAAAGGGCTTCCTGAACTAG
- a CDS encoding ABC transporter ATP-binding protein, translating into MAEIRLRDVTKRWGSFVGVHNFDLTIADKEFLVLLGPSGCGKTTTMRMIAGLEDASEGEILIDGEQVNDKEPKDREVAMVFQSYALYPNMNVYENIRFPLKVRGIDPASHHERVMQAAARVELNEFLDRKPAALSGGQRQRVALARAIVRKPKVFLMDEPLSNLDAKLRVSTRAQIKNLTHDLEATTIYVTHDQIEAMTLADRVVVMKGGVIQQVGSPTEIYDNPANTFVASFIGSPAMNLMEGEIQNGTFRAENVEISGLSAPDGKVTLGFRAEDASTVDSDGEVNAPIYTLELLGDATMVTVRIGGQLVAVKADKSYRAEIGEQVSLKIPAKDCHLFDAQTGARLEA; encoded by the coding sequence ATGGCTGAAATCAGATTGCGCGACGTCACAAAACGTTGGGGATCCTTTGTAGGGGTTCACAACTTTGACCTCACCATTGCAGACAAGGAGTTCCTTGTGCTTCTCGGTCCTTCCGGCTGTGGCAAAACCACCACAATGCGGATGATTGCAGGACTGGAAGACGCCAGCGAAGGAGAGATCCTGATTGATGGCGAGCAGGTCAATGACAAGGAACCAAAGGATAGAGAAGTGGCAATGGTGTTCCAGAGCTATGCCCTCTATCCCAACATGAATGTCTATGAGAATATTCGCTTTCCCCTGAAGGTTCGTGGCATTGATCCAGCATCACATCACGAACGGGTCATGCAAGCTGCTGCGCGTGTGGAACTGAATGAGTTTCTGGATCGCAAACCCGCTGCTCTATCGGGTGGTCAGAGACAGCGTGTTGCATTGGCACGCGCCATTGTGCGCAAGCCCAAAGTTTTCCTTATGGATGAGCCACTGTCCAACCTCGATGCGAAATTGCGGGTGTCCACTCGGGCTCAGATCAAGAACCTGACCCATGATCTGGAAGCAACCACCATCTATGTGACCCATGACCAGATCGAAGCCATGACATTGGCCGACCGGGTTGTGGTGATGAAGGGTGGTGTCATCCAGCAAGTCGGTAGCCCCACGGAGATTTACGACAACCCGGCAAACACTTTCGTTGCCAGTTTCATCGGCTCCCCGGCCATGAACCTGATGGAAGGCGAAATTCAGAACGGAACCTTCCGCGCCGAGAATGTCGAGATATCCGGACTTTCAGCACCGGATGGTAAAGTCACACTTGGCTTTCGCGCAGAAGATGCCAGCACGGTAGATTCAGACGGCGAGGTGAATGCCCCTATCTATACGCTCGAACTGCTTGGCGATGCCACCATGGTCACAGTTCGCATTGGTGGACAGTTGGTCGCGGTGAAAGCGGACAAGTCCTATCGAGCCGAAATTGGTGAGCAAGTCTCACTGAAAATTCCGGCAAAAGATTGTCACTTATTCGATGCGCAAACAGGCGCACGTCTTGAAGCCTAA